The following are encoded together in the Eriocheir sinensis breed Jianghai 21 chromosome 28, ASM2467909v1, whole genome shotgun sequence genome:
- the LOC127004507 gene encoding uncharacterized protein LOC127004507 — protein sequence MVKMQAVQSALAIRRQRSRREDQRRAKERRASGVSLSTPRPSVVTLDGRVYFNEERENKRLLGQVTMFHVGSVFIVIGLMLTITSLVPGYVRSTTPERRNDLLGTGCFCVFLGGVLTTISRFVSNNEEKELNKYIKGRLARSKSGHRLVRDAESGLSTPTRERRNKPNQNGVAVHSPAKTANSCNKTPTKKAPEAKTQSSTSTSKMEPEATSSASPTDEAAAMAASASMEPVLSRILEEDENDGEATTEPIDTTPESSLTPTSPLETQGLLERHHSTPRKGSKSSSKSSSKSSRHSGV from the coding sequence ATGGTGAAGATGCAGGCGGTGCAGTCGGCGCTCGCCATCCGGCGGCAGCGGTCCCGGCGGGAGGACCAGCGGCGGGCCAAAGAGCGGCGGGCCAGCGGAGTCTCGCTGTCTACGCCTCGGCCCTCCGTGGTCACACTGGATGGCCGCGTCTACTTCAACGAGGAGCGGGAGAACAAGCGGCTGCTGGGTCAGGTGACGATGTTCCATGTCGGATCCGTCTTCATCGTGATCGGCCTCATGCTTACCATCACCTCACTGGTGCCCGGCTACGTCCGGAGCACCACGCCAGAGCGACGCAACGACCTGCTCGGCACCGGCTGCTTCTGCGTGTTCCTCGGCGGCGTGCTCACCACCATCAGTCGCTTCGTCTCCAACAATGAGGAGAAGGAGCTCAACAAGTACATTAAGGGTCGCCTCGCGCGCTCCAAGTCCGGCCACAGGCTCGTGCGGGACGCGGAGAGCGGCCTTTCCACGCCCACACGCGAGCGGCGCAACAAGCCCAATCAAAACGGTGTGGCCGTCCACTCGCCGGCCAAAACCGCCAATAGTTGCAACAAGACACCCACCAAGAAGGCGCCCGAGGCCAAGACACAGTCCTCGACCTCCACCTCCAAGATGGAGCCTGAGGCCACCAGCAGCGCGTCGCCTACCGATGAAGCGGCCGCCATGGCTGCCTCGGCCTCCATGGAGCCCGTGCTCTCCCGCATCctggaggaggatgaaaatgatggAGAAGCAACAACTGAGCCAATCGACACCACGCCGGAGTCCTCTCTGACACCCACGTCCCCCCTGGAGACTCAGGGTCTTCTGGAGCGCCATCACTCCACGCCAAGGAAGGGCTCCAAGTCCTCGTCCAAGAGCTCCAGCAAAAGCTCTCGACATTCCGGGGTGTAG